From the Quercus lobata isolate SW786 chromosome 6, ValleyOak3.0 Primary Assembly, whole genome shotgun sequence genome, one window contains:
- the LOC115994972 gene encoding GATA transcription factor 15-like, whose product MVDLSDKGSESETHKKTCADCGTTKTPLWRGGPAGPKSLCNACGIRSRKKRRASLGLNKEDKKSKRASINGSNNNNHNNKISNSLKQRLLALGREVLMQRSTVERQRKKLGEEEEAAVLLMALSYGSVYA is encoded by the exons atggTGGATCTGAGTGATAAA GGATCGGAGTCTGAGACCCACAAGAAGACCTGTGCTGATTGTGGTACCACAAAGACCCCTCTTTGGCGTGGCGGCCCAGCTGGTCCAAAG TCACTGTGTAATGCTTGCGGGATCAGAAGCAGGAAGAAGAGAAGAGCTAGTTTGGGTTTGAACAAAGAGGACAAGAAGAGCAAGAGAGCTAGTATTAATGGCAGCAATAACAACAACCATAATAATAAGATAAGCAATAGTTTGAAGCAGAGGCTATTGGCTTTGGGAAGAGAGGTTTTGATGCAGAGATCAACAGTTGAGAGGCAACGAAAGAAATTAGGTGAAGAGGAAGAAGCGGCTGTGCTATTGATGGCTCTATCTTATGGCTCTGTTTATGCTTAG